A DNA window from Selenomonas sp. oral taxon 126 contains the following coding sequences:
- the amrA gene encoding AmmeMemoRadiSam system protein A, translating into MSILAAYVVPHPPLIIPEVGRGEEKKIQLTVNAYERAMKEAAELAPDTVIIASPHTVMYADYFHIAPGETASGSFAQFGAEGVTVTAHYDSVLAKEVEMEAAEAGIEAGPVGGRNAALDHAVMIPLRFLYAHTRDFRVVRLGISGLSPLDHYNFGKCVARAVNTLGRRAVFIASGDLSHKLTPEGPYGFAPEGPRFDKACMKYLEEGDFLKLLRMERSIYEPAAECGLRTFWMMAGALDGQALKIKKLSYQGPFGVGYGVVSCKVTREDVRRSFTERYEMLERRAREERRAAEDDYVQLARHAIETIVRTGKLPERPQGLPSEMAERAGVFVSLKKDGELRGCIGTFEPMAKNIAEEIMQNAASAALRDPRFPPVREDELDEIIYSVDVLTEPELVRGADELDARRYGVIVESRGRKGLLLPDLAGVDTAEEQLRIARKKGGIPEDAAIRIWRFEVTRHT; encoded by the coding sequence ATGTCCATCTTAGCAGCCTATGTTGTCCCGCATCCGCCGCTCATCATCCCCGAGGTCGGGCGGGGCGAGGAGAAGAAGATCCAGCTGACGGTGAATGCTTACGAGCGCGCGATGAAGGAGGCGGCGGAGCTCGCGCCCGATACGGTCATCATCGCGAGCCCGCACACGGTCATGTATGCCGACTACTTCCACATCGCGCCGGGCGAAACGGCGTCGGGCAGCTTTGCCCAGTTCGGCGCGGAGGGGGTCACGGTGACGGCGCACTATGACAGCGTACTCGCGAAGGAGGTTGAGATGGAGGCTGCGGAGGCGGGCATCGAGGCGGGGCCCGTTGGCGGACGAAATGCCGCGCTCGATCACGCCGTCATGATCCCGCTGCGCTTCCTGTACGCGCACACGCGGGACTTCCGCGTGGTACGGCTCGGCATCTCGGGGCTCTCTCCGCTCGATCACTACAACTTCGGCAAATGCGTTGCACGCGCCGTCAATACGCTCGGACGGCGGGCGGTCTTCATCGCGAGCGGCGACCTCTCGCACAAGCTGACGCCCGAGGGACCGTACGGCTTTGCGCCCGAGGGGCCGCGGTTCGACAAGGCGTGCATGAAGTACCTCGAGGAGGGCGACTTCCTGAAGCTCCTGCGCATGGAGCGCAGCATCTACGAACCGGCGGCAGAGTGCGGGCTGCGCACGTTCTGGATGATGGCAGGTGCGCTCGACGGGCAGGCACTCAAGATCAAGAAGCTCTCCTATCAAGGGCCGTTCGGCGTCGGCTACGGCGTTGTCTCCTGCAAGGTGACGCGCGAGGATGTGCGCCGCAGCTTCACCGAGCGCTACGAGATGTTGGAACGCCGCGCACGCGAGGAGCGGCGCGCCGCCGAGGATGACTATGTGCAACTCGCGCGGCATGCGATTGAGACCATCGTCCGCACGGGGAAACTGCCGGAGCGTCCGCAGGGACTTCCATCCGAGATGGCGGAGCGCGCGGGCGTATTCGTCTCGCTCAAGAAGGACGGGGAGCTGCGCGGCTGCATCGGGACGTTCGAGCCGATGGCGAAGAATATCGCAGAGGAGATCATGCAAAACGCCGCTTCCGCCGCCCTGCGCGATCCGCGCTTCCCGCCCGTGCGCGAGGACGAGCTGGACGAGATCATCTACTCCGTGGATGTGCTCACGGAGCCGGAACTCGTGCGCGGCGCGGACGAGCTCGACGCGCGGCGATACGGCGTCATTGTCGAGTCGCGCGGGCGCAAAGGGCTCCTCCTGCCCGATCTCGCGGGTGTCGACACGGCAGAGGAGCAGCTGCGCATTGCGCGCAAGAAGGGCGGCATCCCTGAGGACGCCGCCATCCGCATCTGGCGCTTTGAAGTGACGCGGCACACGTAA